Proteins from a genomic interval of Acidobacteriota bacterium:
- a CDS encoding mechanosensitive ion channel: MESLQRVIASARDILDFPLFKTGSTQLTLWSILYLILLFLLLLFLAKKIRFWLANRILVRSNLDPGVRKSVGAIARYLVIVIGFFVILQTAGIDLTALSILAGAVGIGVGFGLQNIANNFISGLIILFERPIKAGDRIEVGEVEGEVISIGARATTVVTNDNISVIVPNSSFISQDVVNWSYTDRKVRFKIGVSVAYGSDPRLVERLLLEVARENRDVLEEPEPGVRFLEFGDNGLQFELRAWSSSLLHRKGKLTSDLNFGIHEKFAAHGLEFPFPQRDIHVRTLPPDWRG; the protein is encoded by the coding sequence ATGGAAAGCCTTCAGCGCGTCATCGCCTCGGCCCGGGACATCCTGGATTTCCCCCTGTTCAAGACCGGCTCCACCCAGCTGACACTCTGGTCGATCCTCTACCTGATCCTTCTCTTCCTGCTCCTCCTCTTCCTCGCGAAAAAGATCCGCTTCTGGCTCGCCAACCGGATCCTGGTCCGCAGCAACCTCGATCCCGGGGTGCGCAAATCGGTCGGGGCGATCGCCCGCTACCTCGTCATCGTGATCGGCTTTTTCGTCATCCTGCAGACGGCGGGGATCGACCTCACGGCGCTCAGCATCCTGGCCGGCGCCGTGGGGATCGGCGTCGGCTTCGGGCTGCAGAACATCGCCAACAACTTCATCAGCGGCCTGATCATCCTGTTCGAGCGGCCGATCAAGGCGGGGGACCGGATCGAGGTGGGCGAGGTGGAGGGGGAGGTGATCTCGATCGGCGCGCGCGCCACGACCGTTGTGACCAACGACAACATCTCGGTGATCGTGCCCAACTCCAGCTTCATCTCCCAGGACGTCGTCAACTGGAGCTATACCGACCGGAAGGTACGGTTCAAGATAGGGGTGAGCGTCGCGTACGGCAGCGACCCGCGCCTGGTGGAACGGCTGCTGCTCGAGGTGGCCCGGGAGAACCGCGACGTCCTCGAGGAGCCGGAGCCGGGGGTCCGTTTCCTCGAGTTCGGCGACAACGGGCTCCAGTTCGAACTGCGCGCGTGGAGCTCCTCGCTCCTGCACAGGAAAGGGAAACTGACGAGCGACCTGAATTTCGGCATCCACGAAAAGTTCGCGGCGCACGGCCTCGAGTTCCCCTTCCCCCAGAGGGACATCCATGTCCGCACGCTGCCGCCCGACTGGCGCGGGTGA
- a CDS encoding methylmalonyl-CoA carboxyltransferase yields TVGIIGNQALVLAGVLDIDASDKIARFIRFCDAFNIPLLTLVDIPGYLPGSDQEHGGVIRHGAKVLYAYSEATVPKITVILRKAYGGGYIAMCSHHLRADFVFAWPTAEIAVMGPEGAANIIFRSEIQGSKNPEETRRQKVKEYTDKFANPYVAASSGYVDAVIAPEETRGYIVHALRLTRDKQETRPERKHGIPPF; encoded by the coding sequence AGACCGTCGGCATCATCGGCAACCAGGCGCTGGTGCTGGCCGGGGTGCTCGACATCGACGCCTCCGACAAGATCGCCCGCTTCATCCGCTTCTGCGACGCCTTCAACATCCCGCTCCTGACCCTGGTCGACATCCCGGGCTACCTCCCGGGGTCCGACCAGGAGCATGGCGGCGTGATCCGCCACGGCGCCAAGGTGCTGTACGCCTACAGCGAGGCCACGGTCCCCAAGATCACCGTGATCCTGCGCAAAGCCTACGGCGGAGGCTACATCGCCATGTGCAGCCACCACCTGCGCGCGGACTTCGTCTTCGCCTGGCCCACGGCCGAAATCGCCGTCATGGGCCCCGAGGGCGCGGCCAACATCATCTTCCGCAGCGAGATCCAGGGGTCCAAGAACCCGGAGGAGACGCGCCGGCAGAAGGTCAAGGAGTACACCGACAAGTTCGCCAACCCCTACGTGGCGGCCTCCAGCGGCTACGTCGACGCGGTGATCGCGCCGGAGGAGACCCGCGGCTACATCGTCCACGCGCTCAGGCTCACGCGCGACAAGCAGGAGACCCGGCCCGAGCGCAAGCACGGGATCCCGCCGTTCTAG
- a CDS encoding carbon starvation protein A yields the protein MITLVTGIVLLLLGYVLYSRFIERLAGADSARPTPAATMADGVDYLPLPWWRVFLIQFLNIAGLGPIFGAVSGALWGPVAFLWIILGSIFAGAVHDYFAGMLSIKHRGLSITEIVGIYLGPVARQCMRGFTVVLMVIVGAVFITGPAQILAGMTPGLGTMTFWVWIVFLYYILATMLPIDKIIGRLYPLFGFALFFMAFALIIALFVKGMPIPELSLGNFRNFHNNPGSFPLFPMMFITIACGAVSGFHATQSPLMARCITSERYGRRVFYGAMITEAVVAMIWAAIGMSFFGGVRELNQAMVANQGNAAVVVNQVSHTLLGNFGALLALLGVVAAPITSGDTAFRGARLIVADFLRFKQGSIRNRLLVSLPLFAAGYALTQIDFAVIWRYFAWANQTLATVVLWTITVYLAGAKKAWVVTLVPALFMTAVITSYILMAPEGLRLPHGFSVAAGAGAAAAALAVFEWFRRRDTFLPDLPPEETAAAVLPSAAE from the coding sequence ATGATAACGCTCGTCACCGGCATCGTCCTGCTCCTCCTGGGCTACGTTCTCTACTCGCGCTTCATCGAACGGCTGGCCGGGGCCGACAGCGCGCGCCCCACCCCGGCCGCCACGATGGCCGACGGGGTCGACTACCTTCCGCTCCCATGGTGGCGGGTGTTCCTCATCCAGTTTCTGAATATCGCCGGCCTCGGCCCGATTTTCGGCGCCGTCTCCGGGGCCCTGTGGGGCCCCGTCGCCTTCCTCTGGATCATCCTCGGCTCCATTTTCGCGGGCGCCGTGCACGACTATTTCGCCGGGATGCTCTCGATCAAGCACCGGGGGTTGAGTATCACCGAAATCGTCGGCATCTATCTCGGGCCGGTGGCCAGGCAGTGCATGCGGGGTTTCACCGTCGTCCTGATGGTGATCGTGGGCGCCGTCTTCATCACGGGCCCCGCCCAGATCCTGGCCGGCATGACGCCGGGATTGGGCACCATGACCTTCTGGGTGTGGATCGTTTTCCTCTACTACATCCTGGCGACCATGCTCCCGATCGACAAGATCATCGGCCGCCTCTACCCCCTGTTCGGCTTCGCCCTCTTCTTCATGGCCTTCGCCCTCATCATCGCCCTCTTCGTCAAGGGGATGCCGATCCCGGAGCTGAGCCTCGGAAACTTCAGGAATTTTCACAACAACCCCGGGAGTTTCCCCCTGTTCCCGATGATGTTCATCACCATCGCCTGCGGCGCCGTTTCCGGCTTCCACGCCACCCAGTCGCCCCTGATGGCGCGCTGCATCACCAGCGAACGCTACGGGCGGAGGGTGTTCTACGGCGCCATGATCACCGAGGCGGTGGTCGCCATGATCTGGGCCGCCATCGGCATGAGTTTCTTCGGCGGGGTCCGGGAACTGAACCAGGCGATGGTGGCCAACCAGGGGAACGCGGCCGTGGTGGTCAACCAGGTCTCCCACACCCTCCTGGGAAACTTCGGCGCGCTCCTCGCGCTGCTCGGGGTGGTCGCCGCCCCGATCACCTCAGGGGACACGGCGTTCCGCGGGGCCCGGCTGATCGTGGCCGACTTCCTCCGTTTCAAACAGGGGAGCATCCGCAACCGGCTCCTCGTCAGCCTCCCGCTCTTCGCCGCCGGGTACGCCCTCACCCAGATCGACTTCGCGGTCATATGGCGCTACTTCGCCTGGGCGAACCAGACGCTGGCCACGGTGGTGCTCTGGACCATCACGGTCTATCTCGCGGGGGCGAAGAAGGCCTGGGTCGTCACCCTGGTCCCGGCGCTGTTCATGACGGCGGTGATCACCTCCTATATCCTGATGGCGCCCGAGGGGCTCCGCCTCCCCCACGGCTTTTCGGTCGCGGCCGGGGCCGGTGCGGCCGCGGCGGCCCTGGCCGTCTTCGAATGGTTCCGCCGGAGGGACACCTTCCTTCCCGACCTCCCGCCCGAGGAGACCGCGGCAGCCGTGCTGCCGTCCGCGGCCGAATAG
- a CDS encoding acetyl-CoA carboxylase biotin carboxyl carrier protein subunit, with protein MGQDKLGQLALENGVYETRLTRKFEKRRLFERQDPRVIKAVIPGVVAEISARKGQPVRQGEELLTLEAMKMLNRICAPIAGAVKAVRVKAGDKVSKGQVLVELE; from the coding sequence ATGGGACAGGACAAGCTCGGCCAGCTCGCGCTGGAAAACGGGGTCTATGAAACCCGGCTGACCCGGAAATTCGAAAAGCGGCGCCTGTTCGAGAGGCAGGACCCGCGCGTCATCAAGGCCGTCATCCCCGGGGTCGTGGCCGAAATCTCCGCCCGCAAGGGGCAACCCGTCCGCCAGGGGGAGGAGCTCCTGACGCTCGAAGCGATGAAGATGCTCAACCGGATCTGCGCGCCGATCGCCGGGGCGGTCAAGGCCGTCCGGGTCAAGGCGGGCGACAAGGTCTCCAAGGGGCAGGTGCTCGTCGAACTGGAATAG
- a CDS encoding adenosine kinase, with protein MKPRNAPPRIIGVGSALMDILLFESDRFLADHGVTKGGMQLVGPGRADQLLAASPNLPRMVPGGSACNTTIGLGRLGARAEFVGTRGDDEVGRILEAALLANNVTPRLETVATPTGRVLSIVTPDAERSMLTCLGASSEMSPRVFTPGLFAGADLVHVEGYLLFNEALIRSALEAAREAGVPVSLDLASFTVVDANPSLVRALVREYVDVLLANEDEARSYTGGREELEALGALAADAECAALKVGGRGSYVSLGGETTVILPCGECGVVDTTGAGDLWAAGFLFGLTSGLPVGECGRIASMCGYEVCRVEGAHIHDDGWGRILSVIGR; from the coding sequence ATGAAGCCCAGGAACGCCCCCCCCCGAATCATCGGTGTCGGATCGGCCCTGATGGACATCCTCCTCTTCGAGAGCGACCGTTTCCTGGCCGATCACGGCGTCACCAAGGGGGGGATGCAGCTCGTCGGCCCGGGCCGGGCGGACCAGCTCCTGGCGGCGTCCCCGAACCTGCCCAGGATGGTGCCCGGCGGCTCCGCCTGCAACACCACCATCGGCCTGGGGCGCCTCGGCGCCCGGGCGGAGTTCGTGGGGACGAGGGGGGACGACGAGGTCGGGCGGATCCTGGAGGCGGCGCTGCTCGCCAATAACGTGACGCCGCGCCTGGAGACGGTGGCGACCCCCACGGGGCGGGTGCTCTCGATCGTGACCCCCGACGCCGAACGCTCCATGCTGACCTGCCTGGGCGCGTCTTCCGAGATGTCCCCGCGGGTGTTCACCCCCGGGCTGTTCGCCGGGGCCGACCTTGTGCACGTGGAGGGGTACCTCCTGTTCAACGAGGCTCTCATCCGCTCCGCACTGGAAGCGGCGCGGGAGGCCGGGGTTCCGGTCTCGCTGGATCTGGCCAGCTTCACCGTGGTGGACGCCAATCCCTCCCTGGTTCGCGCCCTGGTGCGGGAGTACGTCGACGTGCTCCTGGCCAACGAGGACGAGGCCCGCAGCTACACGGGCGGGCGGGAGGAACTGGAGGCGCTCGGGGCCCTGGCCGCGGACGCCGAATGCGCCGCCCTCAAAGTGGGGGGGAGGGGGAGCTACGTCAGCCTGGGCGGGGAAACGACCGTGATCCTTCCCTGCGGGGAGTGCGGGGTGGTCGACACCACCGGCGCGGGGGACCTCTGGGCTGCGGGGTTCCTCTTCGGGCTCACCTCCGGCCTCCCGGTCGGGGAGTGCGGGCGGATCGCGTCGATGTGCGGGTACGAGGTGTGCCGGGTCGAGGGCGCCCACATTCACGATGACGGGTGGGGGCGGATCCTGTCGGTCATCGGCCGGTAG
- the mgtE gene encoding magnesium transporter, translating to MTSTDPRDDLTAIATAADLRDAWPLLSAEERHPAFDQLPRTEREDFFISLSAREQARMLLEFPPHRRRVWMRLLAPDDAVDLIQEAPPEDREGLLELLDDFTRKEIRALLAYAEDEAGGLMNPRYARVRADMTADEAISYLRRQTREHAETVQYVYVTAPDRRLMGVLSFRDLFAALPGTPVRDIMNTDLVTVGETDDQESVSRLFAEYNLAAIPVVDGEGRMKGIVTLDDIVDVVQEEATEDIQKYGGMEALDAPYLDTGFFSMIKKRAGWLAALFVGETFTASAMGRFEEEIARAVVLALFIPLIISSGGNSGSQASTLVVRAMALGEIRLRDWFRVVRREIASGLTLGMILAVVGFVLIVIWQNLFQTYGEHYLLVALVVAVSLVGVVMFGTVIGSLLPFVMRRMGFDPASASAPLVATLVDVTGLVIYFTAAAVILGGTLL from the coding sequence ATGACGTCGACCGATCCTAGAGACGACCTTACAGCCATCGCCACCGCCGCCGATCTGCGCGACGCGTGGCCCCTGCTTTCGGCCGAGGAGCGGCATCCGGCGTTCGACCAGCTGCCGCGCACCGAACGGGAGGACTTCTTCATCAGCCTCTCGGCGCGCGAGCAGGCCCGGATGCTGCTGGAATTTCCCCCCCACCGCCGCCGGGTGTGGATGCGGCTCCTCGCCCCGGACGACGCGGTCGACCTCATCCAGGAAGCCCCGCCGGAGGATCGGGAAGGGCTGCTGGAACTGCTGGACGATTTCACCCGCAAGGAGATCCGCGCCCTGCTGGCCTACGCTGAAGACGAAGCGGGCGGACTGATGAACCCCCGGTACGCCCGCGTGCGCGCGGACATGACGGCCGACGAGGCGATCAGCTACCTGCGGCGCCAGACGCGCGAGCACGCCGAGACGGTGCAGTACGTCTACGTGACCGCCCCGGACCGGCGCCTGATGGGGGTCCTCTCCTTTCGCGACCTGTTCGCGGCGCTGCCGGGGACCCCGGTGCGGGACATCATGAACACCGACCTGGTGACCGTGGGGGAGACCGACGACCAGGAGTCGGTCAGCCGGCTTTTCGCCGAATACAACCTGGCGGCCATCCCGGTGGTGGACGGCGAAGGGCGCATGAAGGGGATCGTCACCCTCGACGACATCGTCGATGTCGTGCAGGAAGAGGCGACGGAGGACATCCAGAAATACGGCGGCATGGAGGCCCTGGACGCCCCCTACCTCGATACCGGTTTCTTCAGCATGATCAAGAAGCGGGCCGGGTGGCTGGCCGCCCTCTTCGTCGGGGAGACCTTCACGGCCTCGGCCATGGGGCGTTTCGAGGAGGAGATCGCCCGGGCCGTCGTGCTGGCGCTCTTCATCCCCCTGATCATCTCGAGCGGCGGCAACTCCGGCTCGCAGGCCTCCACCCTGGTCGTGCGCGCCATGGCGCTCGGCGAGATCCGGCTGCGCGACTGGTTCCGGGTGGTGCGGCGGGAGATCGCGTCGGGGCTGACGCTGGGCATGATCCTGGCCGTGGTCGGGTTCGTCCTGATCGTGATCTGGCAGAACCTCTTTCAGACCTATGGCGAGCATTACCTGCTGGTGGCGCTGGTGGTGGCCGTCAGCCTGGTGGGGGTGGTGATGTTCGGGACCGTGATCGGCTCCCTCCTCCCCTTCGTGATGCGGCGGATGGGGTTCGATCCCGCCAGCGCCTCGGCCCCCCTGGTGGCGACGCTGGTGGATGTGACGGGGCTGGTGATCTACTTCACCGCCGCCGCCGTCATCCTGGGGGGGACGCTGCTGTAG
- the pyk gene encoding pyruvate kinase, whose protein sequence is MTTVRRTLIIATIGPRSRTMAVQRRMLEAGMDVARLNFSHGTAAEHRRLIRSLRRAFGEAGKPERIIADLPGPKIRIGDLEKNPTLLKKGSRVRLTVRDIPGTARILPVHYPRLTDSLGKGSRVFLADGFMQLVVLDVPREGEAVCEVVAGGELFSRKGFSIPGAPMWVDAVTEADLEWARFGLSQGLDSFGVSFAAHPAEIARLRAFGAGLGKKLRVIAKIERQEALSAFPALLEASDGIMVARGDLGLQLPLEEIPFIQKDLLRRCRRAGRTGITATQMMESMMHSPRPARSDVADVANAVLDGTSAVMLSEETAMGDYPVETIAWMERIAAAAERHLESGSAPPPPWLGRTRNRVTDAGERNL, encoded by the coding sequence ATGACCACGGTTCGGCGCACCCTGATTATCGCCACCATCGGCCCCCGGAGCCGCACGATGGCCGTGCAGAGGCGCATGCTCGAGGCCGGGATGGATGTGGCGCGCCTGAACTTCTCGCATGGAACCGCCGCCGAGCACCGCCGGCTGATCCGCAGCCTCCGCCGGGCCTTCGGGGAGGCGGGCAAACCGGAAAGGATTATCGCCGATCTCCCCGGCCCCAAAATCAGGATCGGGGACCTGGAGAAAAACCCCACCCTCCTCAAAAAGGGGAGCCGGGTGCGCCTGACCGTGCGCGACATCCCCGGGACGGCCCGGATCCTTCCGGTCCACTATCCGCGCCTCACCGACAGCCTCGGCAAGGGGAGCCGGGTGTTCCTCGCGGACGGCTTCATGCAGCTCGTGGTCCTCGACGTTCCGCGCGAGGGGGAAGCGGTGTGCGAGGTCGTGGCGGGGGGGGAACTCTTTTCCCGGAAGGGGTTCAGCATCCCGGGAGCGCCGATGTGGGTCGATGCGGTCACCGAAGCCGACCTGGAATGGGCCCGGTTCGGACTGTCGCAGGGGCTCGACTCCTTCGGGGTCTCCTTTGCGGCGCACCCCGCGGAAATCGCCCGCCTGCGCGCATTCGGCGCCGGCCTGGGAAAAAAGCTCCGGGTGATCGCGAAGATCGAACGGCAGGAAGCCCTCTCGGCCTTCCCCGCCCTGCTCGAGGCTTCCGACGGGATCATGGTGGCCCGGGGGGACCTCGGGCTGCAGCTGCCGCTCGAGGAGATCCCCTTCATCCAGAAGGACCTGCTCCGCCGGTGCCGCCGGGCCGGACGGACGGGCATCACCGCCACCCAGATGATGGAGTCGATGATGCACAGCCCCCGGCCGGCCCGCAGCGACGTCGCCGATGTCGCCAACGCGGTGCTCGACGGCACCAGCGCCGTCATGCTGTCGGAGGAGACGGCCATGGGGGACTACCCGGTGGAGACCATCGCGTGGATGGAGCGCATCGCGGCGGCCGCCGAAAGACACCTCGAGTCCGGGAGCGCGCCCCCGCCGCCATGGCTGGGCCGGACCCGGAACCGCGTCACCGATGCCGGGGAACGGAACCTATGA
- a CDS encoding SLC13 family permease gives MTPEMMIATAAVVLAVYLFATEKLPVDLSAILLMSLLLLSGVITPEEGIAGFSNPATVTVGAMFVLSAGLLRTGAVNSLGDRLAVLSKKSFWLSLAIIMIPIGLISAFVNNTPAVAVFIPIVMTMAREGGTSPSKLLMPLSFASMFGGTCTLIGTSTNILVGSLAAAHGQRPLGMLEFAPLGLVFFAAGSLYMFTFGIRLIPNRRGGEDLTADFAMKDYLTEIVLHTDAKSVGKPLREAPIVKDLDITIVGMRRNGVSLGLPHADTVILGGDELLVRCNIGKIKKLEEREGVSIKSQMQLRERDLRSEDLMLAEAVVAPNSILVGRSLKKIQFRISFGAIVLALRRGGGKVLRENMNSVPLRAGDALLVEVDHEGYERLRRNRAFVMVSEAPVPRYRRSKIATALLIIAGVIASASVGLLPIVVAAVIGAALMVLTRCLSLEEAYDSIDWKIIFLLAGVLTLGMALEKSGMAALIGNLLVDTVGRLGPVAMLSALYLLTSLLTEMMSNNATAALLVPVAIAGAGALGVDARPFLFAIAFAASASFMTPVGYQTNTMIYAAGQYKFTDFMRVGAPLNVLFWILATLLIPRFWPF, from the coding sequence ATGACGCCGGAAATGATGATCGCCACGGCCGCCGTTGTACTGGCCGTCTACCTGTTCGCCACCGAGAAGCTCCCAGTCGACCTGTCCGCCATCCTCCTCATGAGCCTCCTCCTCCTCTCGGGCGTCATCACCCCCGAGGAGGGGATCGCGGGCTTCAGCAACCCCGCGACGGTGACCGTGGGGGCGATGTTCGTTCTCAGCGCCGGATTGCTGCGCACCGGGGCGGTGAACTCGCTCGGCGACCGGCTGGCCGTCCTGAGCAAGAAGAGTTTCTGGCTCAGCCTGGCCATCATCATGATCCCCATCGGGCTGATTTCGGCCTTCGTCAACAACACCCCGGCCGTGGCCGTATTCATCCCGATCGTGATGACCATGGCCCGGGAAGGGGGTACCAGCCCCTCCAAGCTCCTGATGCCCCTGTCCTTCGCCTCCATGTTCGGCGGCACCTGCACCCTGATCGGCACCTCGACCAACATCCTGGTCGGCTCCCTGGCCGCCGCTCACGGGCAGCGCCCCCTGGGCATGCTGGAGTTCGCCCCCCTCGGCCTGGTCTTCTTCGCCGCCGGGAGCCTCTACATGTTCACTTTCGGAATCCGGCTGATCCCCAACCGCCGGGGGGGGGAGGACCTCACGGCCGACTTCGCGATGAAGGACTACCTGACCGAGATCGTGCTCCATACCGACGCCAAGAGCGTGGGGAAGCCCCTCCGCGAGGCCCCGATCGTGAAGGACCTGGACATCACCATCGTCGGGATGCGGCGCAACGGCGTCTCCCTCGGGCTGCCGCACGCCGACACCGTCATCCTTGGGGGGGACGAACTGCTGGTCCGCTGCAACATCGGCAAGATCAAGAAGCTGGAGGAGCGGGAGGGGGTATCGATCAAGTCGCAGATGCAGCTGCGCGAGCGGGACCTCCGGAGCGAGGACCTCATGCTGGCCGAGGCGGTGGTGGCCCCGAACTCCATCCTGGTCGGCCGTTCGCTCAAGAAGATCCAGTTCCGGATCTCCTTCGGCGCCATCGTCCTGGCCCTGCGCCGCGGCGGGGGGAAGGTGCTGCGCGAGAACATGAACTCGGTCCCGCTGCGGGCGGGGGACGCCCTCCTGGTGGAGGTGGACCACGAGGGGTACGAAAGGCTGCGGCGCAACCGGGCCTTCGTGATGGTGTCCGAGGCCCCTGTCCCGCGCTACCGCAGGAGCAAGATCGCGACCGCCCTCCTCATCATCGCCGGCGTGATCGCGAGCGCCTCCGTGGGGCTCCTCCCCATCGTCGTGGCCGCCGTCATCGGCGCCGCCCTGATGGTCCTGACGCGGTGTCTGAGCCTCGAGGAAGCCTACGACTCCATCGACTGGAAGATCATCTTCCTGCTGGCCGGGGTGCTGACGCTGGGGATGGCTCTGGAAAAATCGGGGATGGCCGCCCTCATCGGGAACCTCCTGGTCGACACGGTGGGGAGGCTGGGCCCCGTGGCGATGCTGTCCGCCCTGTACCTGCTGACTTCGCTCCTGACCGAAATGATGTCGAACAACGCCACGGCCGCGCTCCTGGTGCCGGTGGCCATTGCCGGGGCGGGCGCGCTCGGGGTCGACGCGCGCCCCTTCCTCTTCGCCATCGCCTTCGCCGCCTCGGCCAGCTTCATGACCCCCGTGGGCTACCAGACCAACACCATGATCTACGCCGCCGGGCAGTACAAGTTCACCGACTTCATGCGGGTGGGAGCCCCGCTCAACGTCCTGTTCTGGATCCTGGCCACGCTGCTCATTCCCAGGTTCTGGCCCTTCTGA